Part of the Chloroflexota bacterium genome is shown below.
GCTGTGGATATCGGAGAGGACGGCCACGTTCATAGCGGGTCAGTCTAGCACAGGGAAGCTCATCCCTCGGCTATCCGTGAGAGCAGAGCGACGATATAATTTCCCAGGCAATGCCCACCTCCCTTGAATTCCTCTCCTCCTCGCCGGAGGAGACCCAAGCCATCGCCCAGCGCCTCGGCGAAGCCTGCCGCGGGGGCGAGGTCTTTCTGCTCATCGGCGACCTGGGCGCAGGGAAGACCTGCTTCACCCAGGGCCTCGCCAAAGGCCTCGGCGTTGAAGAGTACGTCCACAGCCCCACCTTTGTCCTTGTCGCCCAGTACCACGGCCGCCTCACCGTCCACCATGTGGACCTCTACCGCATAGACTCCACGCCGGAGGCCGTTGACCTTGGCCTGGACGACTACTTCAACTCCACCGCCGTCACCGTCATCGAATGGGCCGACAAAGCTCCCCTCGCCATGCCGCCGGACCGCCTGCGCGTGGAGATGACCGATTTAGGCGGCACTAAGCGCCGCATCACCGTCACGGCCCAGGGCGGTCGCAGCCAACGCCTGCTCCAGGCCGTGCAACCGGCGCCCGGTAAGAAGTAGCGATGGAACTCTCCATAGACACCTCCACCGCTGTCTGCGGCGTCGCCGTCAGCCGCCAGGGCAAGCTCCTCGCCGAACGGGCCTGGCGCACCGATCTCAACCACACCAAACAGCTCTTCACCACCATCGAGGCTGTGCTGAAGGAGTCCGGCGCAACGATGGACGATGTGAAGGCCGTCATCGTCGCCATCGGCCCTGGGAGCTTCAGCGGCCTGCGCGTCGGCGTCAGCGCGGCAAAGGGCCTCGCCGTCGCCCTGCAAGTCCCCCTCGCCGCAGTGAATACCATGGCCGTCGAAGCCGCTCCTTACGCCGGTTCGGGACTGCCCATCTGCGTCATCCTGGATGCCGGGCGCGGCGAGCTCGCCGTCGCCGCATACACCGCCGCCGACGGCAACCTGCGGGAGGCGCGTCCCTGGGCCGTCATGTCGCTCGAGGCGCTGTGCGCCTCCATCGCTGAGCGCACGCACTTCTGCGGCGAACATCTGCCTGCCGTCCAGGCCGTCCTCAGCGCAAAGCTCGGCGTGCG
Proteins encoded:
- the tsaE gene encoding tRNA (adenosine(37)-N6)-threonylcarbamoyltransferase complex ATPase subunit type 1 TsaE, translated to MPTSLEFLSSSPEETQAIAQRLGEACRGGEVFLLIGDLGAGKTCFTQGLAKGLGVEEYVHSPTFVLVAQYHGRLTVHHVDLYRIDSTPEAVDLGLDDYFNSTAVTVIEWADKAPLAMPPDRLRVEMTDLGGTKRRITVTAQGGRSQRLLQAVQPAPGKK
- the tsaB gene encoding tRNA (adenosine(37)-N6)-threonylcarbamoyltransferase complex dimerization subunit type 1 TsaB, producing the protein MELSIDTSTAVCGVAVSRQGKLLAERAWRTDLNHTKQLFTTIEAVLKESGATMDDVKAVIVAIGPGSFSGLRVGVSAAKGLAVALQVPLAAVNTMAVEAAPYAGSGLPICVILDAGRGELAVAAYTAADGNLREARPWAVMSLEALCASIAERTHFCGEHLPAVQAVLSAKLGVRAVFPTDPAAMRRPRYLAQLGWQRLATGDHSDPATLQPIYLRAPSITAPKPPAKA